A stretch of the Argopecten irradians isolate NY unplaced genomic scaffold, Ai_NY scaffold_0810, whole genome shotgun sequence genome encodes the following:
- the LOC138313648 gene encoding uncharacterized protein isoform X2 — translation MLTYTTQLRLFIILIQILEMRWGIATHGCIDGFSRLIIYLRAGTNNKSATVLRLVVDGVLEYGLPSRIRADKRGENVQVALFMNLMREGENGCLTGRSQHNQRVERLWRDVHKDVIEHFYRTFYELEDEKVLDPDNPIHITAIHLVYLPEINSALDRMRTAWNNHRLRTERNRSPNQIWFEGMTDERSLDHTPVREIYSGSVIRDSIAEKLNSFGLSLQDVEPSSSNQIDDGDRVVIETTGLDLVEDFVERVRREASNSPNIVSLREKYLFFVSRISDHDFNN, via the exons ATGCTGACTTATACAACACAGTTGAGACTCTTCATAATTCTCATCCAAATTCTGGAAATGAG ATGGGGAATCGCTACACATGGGTGTATTGATGGATTTTCAAGACTGATCATCTATCTCAGGGCTGGAACAAATAACAAGTCAGCTACTGTTTTGAGACTTGTGGTTGATGGAGTATTAGAATATGGACTTCCATCACGCATCAGGGCAGATAAGAGAGGAGAGAATGTCCAGGTGGCGCTCTTCATGAACTTAATGAGGGAGGGAGAGAATGGCTGTCTCACTGGACGTTCTCAGCATAATCAACGTGTTGAACGGCTTTGGAGAGATGTCCACAAGgatgtaattgaacatttttataGGACCTTTTACGAATTAGAAGATGAGAAGGTACTTGACCCTGACAATCCGATTCATATCACGGCCATCCATCTTGTTTACTTGCCCGAAATCAATTCTGCACTAGATCGTATGAGGACGGCGTGGAACAATCATAGACTGAGGACAGAGAGAAATCGCTCTCCAAACCAGATTTGGTTTGAAGGTATGACAGATGAAAGATCTTTGGATCATACTCCTGTGAGGGAAATTTATTCAGGGAGTGTGATTAGAGACAGCATTGCAGAGAAATTGAATTCCTTTGGTTTAAGCCTTCAAGATGTTGAGCCAAGTAGTTCTAACCAAATTGACGATGGTGATCGTGTTGTGATTGAGACAACCGGTTTAGACTTAGTGGAGGACTTTGTTGAACGAGTAAGGAGGGAAGCCTCCAATAGTCCCAATATTGTATCTCTTCgggaaaaatatttgtttttcgtTTCGAGGATAAGTGACCATGATTTTAACAATTAA
- the LOC138313648 gene encoding uncharacterized protein isoform X1 yields the protein MMHGFLMAEGIQVQRRRVRETLTAVDPPAAAQRWSQSIRRRDYRVPVPNSLWHIDGHMRLVRWGIATHGCIDGFSRLIIYLRAGTNNKSATVLRLVVDGVLEYGLPSRIRADKRGENVQVALFMNLMREGENGCLTGRSQHNQRVERLWRDVHKDVIEHFYRTFYELEDEKVLDPDNPIHITAIHLVYLPEINSALDRMRTAWNNHRLRTERNRSPNQIWFEGMTDERSLDHTPVREIYSGSVIRDSIAEKLNSFGLSLQDVEPSSSNQIDDGDRVVIETTGLDLVEDFVERVRREASNSPNIVSLREKYLFFVSRISDHDFNN from the exons ATGATGCATGGATTCTTGATGGCAGAAGGGATCCAAGTGCAAAGAAGAAGAGTGAGAGAAACCCTGACAGCAGTTGATCCCCCAGctgcagcccagaggtggagtcaGTCTATACGTCGTCGAGATTACCGTGTGCCTGTCCCCAACAGCCTTTGGCATATAGATGGACACATGCGTCTTGTTAG ATGGGGAATCGCTACACATGGGTGTATTGATGGATTTTCAAGACTGATCATCTATCTCAGGGCTGGAACAAATAACAAGTCAGCTACTGTTTTGAGACTTGTGGTTGATGGAGTATTAGAATATGGACTTCCATCACGCATCAGGGCAGATAAGAGAGGAGAGAATGTCCAGGTGGCGCTCTTCATGAACTTAATGAGGGAGGGAGAGAATGGCTGTCTCACTGGACGTTCTCAGCATAATCAACGTGTTGAACGGCTTTGGAGAGATGTCCACAAGgatgtaattgaacatttttataGGACCTTTTACGAATTAGAAGATGAGAAGGTACTTGACCCTGACAATCCGATTCATATCACGGCCATCCATCTTGTTTACTTGCCCGAAATCAATTCTGCACTAGATCGTATGAGGACGGCGTGGAACAATCATAGACTGAGGACAGAGAGAAATCGCTCTCCAAACCAGATTTGGTTTGAAGGTATGACAGATGAAAGATCTTTGGATCATACTCCTGTGAGGGAAATTTATTCAGGGAGTGTGATTAGAGACAGCATTGCAGAGAAATTGAATTCCTTTGGTTTAAGCCTTCAAGATGTTGAGCCAAGTAGTTCTAACCAAATTGACGATGGTGATCGTGTTGTGATTGAGACAACCGGTTTAGACTTAGTGGAGGACTTTGTTGAACGAGTAAGGAGGGAAGCCTCCAATAGTCCCAATATTGTATCTCTTCgggaaaaatatttgtttttcgtTTCGAGGATAAGTGACCATGATTTTAACAATTAA